The Aspergillus luchuensis IFO 4308 DNA, chromosome 6, nearly complete sequence genome segment CACACAGATGCCCTTCAATGATGGTGGGGTGACGAACGCGGGATTTTCCGTACTGTCAATGTCTTCTCGAGTCATCGATTCCCTCACATGATTTGCAGACATTTCATTTCTAACAGATGTTCGACGTCGTAGATCGATGGCATTCTGGGAGCATCGTCGCCCGCTAAGGAGGCAAGGTTGACAAGGCAAGTTCCCATCACACTGCGTTCACAATTAGCAGTGGATCATACTCGAACTTCTTTTGCATCCTTACTTTGACCTTTCGCTGGCGACATTGCATACTGTAGGGTTTGGGTCAGTTGAacggaagaagccgaagatgGCCTGAGGCATAATATCATACCATGCCTGAGAGACATATCTACCCCGTCTTTGGCGTTTCGAGTCAGGCAACGCATTGGGCTGATCAGCACCGCGAAGGGGACTGCCTTCACCAGAGCGTTTGCTACCCCGTGACTCATATGTAGCTGTATCTGGCCGTACCATTTGGCTTCAATGTCGGAATCTAGCCTGTTGGGTAGTAAGTACCATGTCGCTTCTAAGGTTGTCTTGCGGTGATCTACCAACGGAAGTTGCCGGAATCACGGAATCAAATAGACCGCCTTCTATTTACAGTACCATGTTTATGCCCCAGGCAGAATAAGTGGCGGTTTCAGTCTGCACGTATCCTGTAGCAGAAGTGGTGGCGGTGTTATTCCCGGTTTGTAACCCTTAAGGGTAAAGAACTTTGTTGTCAGGTTTTACCAGAGTTTCGAATTGGAGCTCGATAACTTCAATGAGGAGCCGCAAGTACCAGAACAACTCAAATCTGATATCTCTATCTTCTTGCCAAAATAAACTTCCCAATTCTAAGTCAAGTTGCAGACGCTTAGTCTGCAGATTGCTGGTCATAATTCCGCTCATGGATTCAGCAAtacgcaacaacaacattgcCATCCAAAGATTGCCCTCAAGCGCCCTCAGCAACGCAAACTGACCCAGAGAGTCATCTCTCCTTGCTGCACAAGTATGCCGAGGTTGcaccccatcttctcccaacTGAACCTGCTTTGAGTGCATCCCATCTCTGCATACAGATCTGCACGCTGGAAACCTCTTCATTCAAGACGGTAGAGTATCTAGTGTCATAGACTGGCAAGGACAGTGAATGGCACCACTGATGCTTCAAGGACGTCCTCCAAAGCTAGTCCACTATGATGGCGAAGTTATCTTGAAAAACCCCGAGGACTTCGACGATCTTGATGCACAGGAAAAGTCTCGGATCCGAGAATGTATGGGCAAGTCGATGCTGTTCTATCTTTATCAACTGCGGATTAATAATAGGTGCCCCATTTTTTTTTGGAAGTCTTTGGATATCCCTATGGAGAAATTAGGACGGATCCAATAACTATGATGGGCAATACGTGGGATAACGACATCATTCGATTGCGGGGAAGTCTGATAATGGTGGACATGTATTCAaagtcttctcttcctttcttcagGGTACAATCTCTTTTGAGTAATTACTGATCATCCTTCATATACTGGGAGTCAATGGGATTTGACATCCCCTGTCCTATTCAGttcaaggaggaagaaataCATAACTGCATAGAAGAAGGCGAGATATGGAACAGCATACAAAATATTTGGGACAAGGCTGCCAAAGTGGTGGACAGGGAGGGCTTTTCATTACATGAGTGCTACGATCGTGCCGTTTTACTTTCTAAAAAGGCGCGAGAGGCTTGCAAGGAAGGtatggaagggaaagaatgggAGATGTGGGACAAGCAGACACGCTGGGTTGAGAAGCATTACCGGACTGAGTTCTTGACTGTGGTCTTTCTCCCAGATTGAAGTCATTAGAGAAAATAATCGGTATTTTGTTTCATCTCTTCTTTGTCACATAGCTATTTGTCAATGCATTTTTTTTCGTCAAGCTCTAGTGTGCTTTCACTCACTATCGTTTGAAATGCATTGGCTACTATACTCTTTGATGCGAGAAAAACCAGAGCATTCGTCCACTCTTTTcattatataatatgaagAACTAACACGATATCTAGTTTGATGCTCACGTCAATAGATTGGGAGACACTGACCTACACCTCTCCACTAGTAACTAATGAACAGAATacttttcttgtttctttgtTCTGTTCCCCACGAGTGACTCAACACTATGTGGACTATACGCTCATTCACAAAGGACAAGTATCGCCATGAGTTATGTGGCTGTGGGTCTCCTAATGTGACCTGCGTAGATTTCCGAAAATAAATGAGCACATGAATCACGAAGAGAGGTGCATAGTCCAAGAATAATTCTGCCGAATGATCCCTAGTGGAAGACTAATTGGGTAAAACAATGAACCACTGGCAGATGCGAACCCCAATACACAAGTATTAGAGAACAAAAGCTGCATAGTGGAATTCCCCGTTCATCACTGTCCTGACGGCGCCTGTCTCCGGGCGGGATCTCCCGGGGGAATCATATAATTATAGGCGCGAATATCATCTCCAGTCATCAAATTGGCAAGATCATACTGAACTTCCAACCCTTGTCTTTCCAACTCAAGATAACCCGGCACAAAGACCTCAATCTGTGCCGTCAAGAGCTCCCGTGTGAATCCGTGGATGTCGAGTTCGCGTTTCTGCTGGGCCGAGTCGATGATGTCAACTAGCGGCTGATCTAGATCCAGACTGTACGTAGGAGAGAATGAAGATAATGTCACGTTTGATCAGCAAAATCCCCTAGACTTACTTTCGGATTCTGTCCATGAATTGAATTAGGTGTAGGAAATTTGCTTACGGATTGTTCCTCGGGAGGAAACGGGCACGCATAGACCAGTCTATCATTTCCGCCAAGGGCCAGCCTTGGACGTTATGATACATCATGATTTCGCCTGCATGCCAAGGGCGCAGACGCGTATAGTCTTTGATCTGCCCATTCACGTGAAGTTCAAGCATGATGAGCTGGCCAGTGGTCAAAGCTTCCTGGTCAATTACTGTGaagatcttattataaaagcgTGGAAATAGTACTGTTCCAGTTTGCGTCATCGAGATATAGCGGAAGTCCGCGGATTCCAGGCAGTATTGTGGTATCAAAGCTTCAGGTGCAGGTGAAGATCTGGTGTGGTCCGGGAATACGGCTGGAATCTGTGGGTATGGATCAGGTTCGAAGCTCATCGGATGCGACTTCCCTCCACGACGTAGGCTAGTGTAAAGGAGGATCAATAGCTTGACGAGCCGGGTGTAATTGGTCGCATGACGTTCGCGATCTACCGGGGCGATACAGAAGAAATGTTTTGGAGAACGACGGATTCGAGTAAACAGAGGCAGGGGATAATCGAGGGCTGTTTCGGGCAGTGACACGCGAGCTTGATAAGTCTAAAGCCATCCGTGATCAATGCTGGGTTTGAATTACTGAGAGTACAGGAGTTACTTTACGTCGCGGAAGTCTTGACTCGCAGACGCCCATCGTTCCATTAAGCGGCGGCGTTGCTGGAGCTGGTCATCCAGACTCTCTGATTCGGTCCATTCTTCCTATAATTATTGTTAGATAGATCTCTTTcaatgggaagaagatgatatgGCTAGTCCAAACCTGCACAAATCGAAGCCAGCCTTTGGATATTTCAGCCGTATCAAACCAATCTACGGGGCTAGGCTCTACACGAAGGCATGTTGGGATGCCGCCCGGCCAAAGGTCCGTGGGCGGAATGAGCGGCTCAAGCTGAAGCATCTGTAGAATtaaagatggagagagactGGGCCAGCGACGATTAGGAAACACCCCAGGGACGGAAAATTAGCAGGACGGACCGCATTATGGTAAAACCCTACGTGGGGCCCGTTCCGAAGCTTAACTGTGCATTAGGCACCCTCCAGTGTAGGCAACATTCTTGATCGCTTTTtccaatcccaccaccaTTCTGGAGAAAGCTTCAGAGACAGAAAAGAacgaaaaataaaataatatgaaAAGGCCTCACGCGACTGTGTTAGTTTGAACCAGAAATTGTCAGTCAATCCCCTGCCACACCTAATTGTAACATAGCTAGCTACTTGATTATGGAAGGTGTAGAAGCGCATTTTTGCTCCCATGGTACTGTCTTGCATAACCAAGAGTCTGAATGGTTCATGATGCTCGATGCGCAGGGTACGGAGGGTGCTACGGCCAGCTACAATTGACTGGGAAGCGATAAATTTCTTCACACTAATTATGCGATGGAAGGGTATTTCCGGCTAGGTAGCCAGTCAATTGGCCCCAATCAAAGCTTTTCTCTCAAATTTTGGTAGTCTAGACAATCCGCATTCCGAAAGAAGGGAGATGTGGCTCTGGGTTGATTTCTTGTCTTTGCTAATTTAGTAGTGCGGGTCCGCATCCCTGGTTATCCAGGGTCTTAGCAGTTAGCACAAAGGAAAACATCCGAGTATCCGGGGCCTGTCACCTGTGATTGGTGGATCGGGAGGTCGACAAGCGTTTGGAAGTCTTGGATTCAAGCAAAGCATTCTCCATAGGAGTTATCGCAAGATTGGGAGGCACAATAGTCGCTGGTCGATCCACTGGAACGACCTCATTAGTGCATTGTTCAACTCATGCATCGAACGGCGAGTCACGTACCAGTAACCATAAAGGCTGCAGCAATTGCCAAATTGTGATTTCAGGCAGGTATAGCCTCCATTATTGGCTCCACACAGACCATTAGGCGAGATGTTGGCTGTGGATGTCGGGGTCACCGTAGATGCTGAGGTCGGAGTCAGACTGCTGGCTATGGAGGAAGCCTTGCACTCGCCGTATCCAGGGTCACAGTTGGTATCGCAGTAGTCGCTCGTTGATCCACTGATCGTGGTTGGGGGCAAACCCAATTAGTCATCACTCTCAGCGAAGTCTGGTTCAACTCACCAGTAGCCAAATTTGCTGCAGCAGTTCCCAAATCGAGAGTTGGTGCACGAATACCCGGTAGACTCGCCGCAGGTGCCATCTGCGGAGGTGTTCGCGGACGAAGATGCCGTAGAAGTCGCTACGGAAGATTGAGTAACGCTGCTAGTAGTCGTCGTGCTCGCGCTGTTAGTAGCAGACGCTGAACTCATGGAAGCCGTTCGTCGCGCGGTTGCAGTGGCTATCAATTGACTGGAGTAGGATTCCGTCTCGGTCATCGAGGTCACCAGTGGGATGCTGGTGTTGAAGGCTTGAGTTGGCAACGGCTTCGAGAGATCGAGCAAACAGACGCGATCGTATTCCTCCATGAAAACGTCGTTAGTAAGCATCTCGGATGTCAAGGAATCATCTGCAGAGATATTGTAATATGCCATCGCTTGCCGACAGAGAGTGTAACTTTGAGTCATTTCCAACACGGTGTTATTCATGGAAGATAGTCCTGCAATTGGATTTGGGGCATGTGAGATCGAAGGGCGTGAAAAAGGAGGCCTTTACGTCTAGAGGAGTCAACCTTGGTGGGTTAGTATCTAGTTGGACGATATTGCTGAAGACTTTAAGCAGTGGCTCAGTAAGGATCTGAGTTAGATCGTGAGGTAACATATGGGAAGGATGGCCGGCATGGAGTATATTAGATTAGATCAATGA includes the following:
- a CDS encoding uncharacterized protein (COG:S;~EggNog:ENOG410Q1XV) translates to MLQLEPLIPPTDLWPGGIPTCLRVEPSPVDWFDTAEISKGWLRFVQEEWTESESLDDQLQQRRRLMERWASASQDFRDTYQARVSLPETALDYPLPLFTRIRRSPKHFFCIAPVDRERHATNYTRLVKLLILLYTSLRRGGKSHPMSFEPDPYPQIPAVFPDHTRSSPAPEALIPQYCLESADFRYISMTQTGTVLFPRFYNKIFTVIDQEALTTGQLIMLELHVNGQIKDYTRLRPWHAGEIMMYHNVQGWPLAEMIDWSMRARFLPRNNPLDLDQPLVDIIDSAQQKRELDIHGFTRELLTAQIEVFVPGYLELERQGLEVQYDLANLMTGDDIRAYNYMIPPGDPARRQAPSGQ
- a CDS encoding uncharacterized protein (COG:S;~EggNog:ENOG410PXHG;~InterPro:IPR036861,IPR001002;~PFAM:PF00187;~go_function: GO:0008061 - chitin binding [Evidence IEA]), whose translation is MLTNDVFMEEYDRVCLLDLSKPLPTQAFNTSIPLVTSMTETESYSSQLIATATARRTASMSSASATNSASTTTTSSVTQSSVATSTASSSANTSADGTCGESTGYSCTNSRFGNCCSKFGYCGSTSDYCDTNCDPGYGECKASSIASSLTPTSASTVTPTSTANISPNGLCGANNGGYTCLKSQFGNCCSLYGYCGSTSDYCASQSCDNSYGECFA